A DNA window from Ostrea edulis chromosome 5, xbOstEdul1.1, whole genome shotgun sequence contains the following coding sequences:
- the LOC125650095 gene encoding uncharacterized protein LOC125650095, translating into MVSHWSVIMSFTWIIVEQIQVSDLVSFRQTAVEYTDSCRAGQCSASFFLDLAPCPPPTISHLLCVTPANLTCPERTHILQKCILYLSEDAKTQVFKKCNQSSSVQCDEFFNVCKKFSKFDCGKPVFIKPPPTTTPLPTPPQVTTLPPTVLSNSSGMNDSDLTVNDNRPEIRVTNAGVGDRNWWPLLSLLVIPLVVVLGFVIVLCRKRRRRKYEKSTPDIHNGDTHNGEEKLMNLKDVDEGRKKQRDSYIGHGDQFEKFKYIDEDMDDNTFT; encoded by the exons GTCTCGGATTTAGTAAGCTTCAGACAGACGGCGGTTGAATATACAGACTCGTGTAGGGCTGGACAATGTAGTGCGAGTTTTTTTCTGGATTTAGCACCTTGCCCCCCTCCCACAATATCTCACTTGTTGTGTGTTACACCAGCAAACCTTACTTGCCCGGAAAGGACGCAtatattacaaaaatgtattttatatttatcaGAAGATGCAAAAactcaagtttttaaaaagtgcaATCAATCTTCAAGCGTGCAATGTGACGAATTCTTCAATGTTTGTAAGAAATTTTCTAAGTTCGATTGTGGGAAACCTGTATTCATTAAACCCCCACCTACCACTACCCCTCTCCCTACCCCTCCCCAGGTAACTACCCTGCCACCGACAGTTCTATCAAATTCCTCTGGTATGAATGATTCTGATCTAACTGTAAATGACAACAGACCGGAAATTCGGGTCACGAATGCAGGCGTCGGGGACCGGAACTGGTGGCCTCTGTTGTCTCTACTGGTGATACCATTGGTTGTTGTTTTGGGATTTGTTATCGTCCTTTGCAGAAAaag ACGTagaagaaaatatgaaaagtcaACACCTGACATTCACAATGGAGACACTCACAATGGAGAGGAAAAGTTAATGAACTTAAAGGATGTAGACGAGGGGAGGAAAAAACAGAGAGATTCCTACATCGGCCATGGAGATCAGTTTGAGAAATTTAAGTATATCGACGAGGATATGGATGAcaatacatttacatga